In Vibrio tritonius, the following are encoded in one genomic region:
- a CDS encoding GspE/PulE family protein, translating into MPIKLRKRLGDLLVEEGIVSEEQVQQALNAQRNTGRKLGDTLIELGFISEKQMLSFLSQQLNLPLIDLNRANVDIDAVQLLPEVHARRLRALVIAQNGDTLRIAMSDPADLFAQESLLNQLPQYSFDFVIAPEKQLVAGFERYYRRTKEIASFAEQLQAEHQTYDVFDFSIDADDDSDEVTVVKLINSLFEDAIQVGASDIHIEPDANLLRLRQRIDGVLHETLLNEVSIAPALILRLKLMANLDISEKRLPQDGRFHINVKGQSVDIRMSTMPVQYGESVVMRLLNQSAGVRKLEESGIPDDLLVRLRRQLHRPHGMILVTGPTGSGKTTTLYGALTELNEAGKKIITAEDPVEYRISRVNQVQVNSKINLSFATLLRTFLRQDPDIILIGEMRDQETVEIGLRAALTGHLVLSTLHTNDAVDSALRLIDMGAPGYLVASAVRAVVAQRLVRKVCPDCSETIDTDDAQKQWLQQRFPNQTDAVFRHGRGCQSCNLTGYRGRIGVFEMLELEQHMMDALRSNDAVAFAQAARQTEQYKPLLVSAMELALKGIVSLDEVMALGEGDASGNVQAIYL; encoded by the coding sequence ATGCCAATTAAATTAAGAAAACGTCTTGGTGACTTGTTAGTTGAAGAAGGCATTGTAAGTGAGGAACAGGTTCAACAGGCTCTTAACGCTCAACGTAATACAGGACGTAAACTGGGCGATACTCTGATAGAGCTTGGTTTCATCAGTGAGAAGCAGATGTTAAGCTTTTTGTCTCAACAGCTCAATTTGCCACTCATTGACCTCAATCGAGCTAACGTCGATATTGACGCGGTGCAGTTACTGCCGGAAGTTCATGCTAGGCGTTTGCGTGCTTTAGTTATTGCTCAAAATGGTGATACTTTGCGTATTGCGATGAGCGATCCTGCCGATTTATTTGCGCAAGAATCTCTACTTAACCAATTACCGCAATACAGTTTTGATTTTGTTATTGCTCCTGAAAAACAGTTGGTTGCTGGCTTTGAGCGTTATTATCGCCGTACGAAAGAGATTGCAAGCTTTGCTGAGCAACTCCAAGCCGAACATCAGACTTACGACGTTTTTGATTTCTCAATCGATGCCGATGATGACTCAGATGAAGTTACGGTAGTGAAGCTCATTAACTCGTTGTTTGAAGATGCTATCCAAGTTGGCGCATCAGATATTCACATTGAACCTGATGCTAATTTGCTCCGCTTGCGTCAGCGTATTGATGGCGTGTTGCACGAAACATTACTCAATGAAGTGAGTATTGCTCCAGCGTTAATTCTACGCCTAAAGCTCATGGCTAATCTTGATATTTCTGAAAAGCGCTTGCCGCAAGATGGTCGTTTCCATATCAATGTGAAAGGTCAATCGGTGGATATCCGTATGTCGACTATGCCCGTTCAATATGGCGAATCTGTTGTTATGCGTCTTCTTAATCAGTCGGCAGGGGTAAGAAAACTCGAAGAGTCTGGCATTCCTGATGATCTGCTGGTTCGATTGCGCCGTCAGCTTCATCGTCCGCATGGCATGATTTTGGTAACAGGTCCTACTGGTTCTGGGAAAACCACAACATTATACGGGGCTCTAACGGAGTTAAATGAAGCTGGGAAGAAGATCATTACAGCTGAAGACCCTGTGGAGTATCGTATTTCTCGAGTAAACCAAGTACAAGTTAACTCTAAAATAAATTTAAGCTTTGCTACTCTTTTGCGGACCTTTTTGCGTCAGGACCCTGACATTATCCTAATTGGGGAAATGCGTGACCAAGAAACGGTGGAAATAGGGTTACGAGCTGCGTTAACAGGGCACTTAGTTTTGAGTACCTTGCACACTAACGATGCTGTCGACAGTGCTTTACGTCTTATTGATATGGGGGCGCCTGGATACCTAGTGGCCAGTGCTGTACGAGCGGTTGTGGCTCAGCGTTTGGTTCGTAAGGTGTGTCCAGATTGTAGTGAAACCATTGACACGGATGATGCGCAAAAACAGTGGTTACAGCAACGTTTTCCAAATCAAACGGATGCGGTATTTCGTCATGGGCGTGGTTGTCAAAGTTGCAACTTAACTGGCTATCGAGGCAGGATTGGGGTGTTTGAGATGCTCGAGTTAGAGCAGCATATGATGGATGCATTACGTTCAAATGATGCCGTTGCATTTGCTCAAGCTGCGAGACAAACTGAACAATATAAACCACTGCTGGTTTCGGCTATGGAATTGGCATTAAAAGGAATTGTGAGTTTAGATGAAGTGATGGCATTAGGTGAAGGTGACGCTTCTGGTAACGTACAAGCAATTTATCTCTAA
- a CDS encoding type II secretion system F family protein, which yields MPTYRYQGRQADGSKTSGSIDAPTQELAAEALMGQGVIPTLITEGKENSSGFSFGVDLSQLFVRSVPLEVLVIFCRQLFSLTKAGVPLLRSMRGLAQNCPNKQLKQALDEVCNELTNGRSLSASMQMHPAVFSPLFISMVNVGENTGRLDESLLQLAMYYEQEVETRKRIKTAMRYPSFVLSFIMIAMFVLNVKVIPQFTSMFSRFGVELPLPTRILIGMSDFFVHYWMGMLGAMVGAFFAFRAWLGTPHGRETWDKWRLRMPIVGGIVNRAQLSRFSRTFSLMLKAGVPLNQSLALSAEALQNKFLEARLLEMKAEIEAGSSVSQTATNTNIFTPLVLQMIVVGEETGRIDELLMEVSDFYDREVDYDLKTLTARIEPILLVIVAGMVLVLALGIFLPMWGMLDAIRGR from the coding sequence ATGCCTACGTATCGTTATCAAGGGCGCCAAGCAGACGGTTCAAAAACATCGGGTAGCATCGATGCACCAACGCAGGAATTAGCTGCTGAGGCTCTGATGGGGCAAGGTGTGATTCCGACACTCATTACCGAAGGGAAAGAGAATTCTTCTGGATTTAGCTTTGGTGTGGACTTGAGTCAGTTATTCGTGCGTTCAGTGCCTCTTGAGGTGTTGGTGATCTTTTGTCGACAATTGTTTAGTTTAACCAAAGCAGGCGTTCCTTTACTGCGTTCTATGCGTGGCTTAGCGCAAAACTGCCCCAACAAACAACTCAAGCAGGCCCTTGATGAAGTGTGTAATGAGTTAACGAATGGTCGTAGTTTGTCTGCTTCGATGCAAATGCACCCTGCAGTATTTAGCCCACTATTTATTTCTATGGTTAACGTTGGTGAAAATACTGGGCGTTTAGATGAGTCTCTGTTACAACTGGCGATGTATTATGAGCAAGAAGTAGAAACACGTAAGCGGATTAAAACTGCCATGCGCTATCCTTCTTTTGTTCTGTCGTTCATTATGATTGCGATGTTTGTGCTTAACGTAAAAGTGATTCCGCAATTTACCAGTATGTTCAGCCGATTTGGTGTGGAACTGCCCTTACCAACTCGAATTTTGATTGGTATGTCGGACTTTTTTGTTCATTACTGGATGGGAATGCTCGGAGCCATGGTGGGGGCCTTTTTTGCTTTTCGTGCTTGGCTAGGAACGCCTCATGGTCGCGAAACCTGGGATAAATGGCGTTTGCGTATGCCTATTGTTGGCGGCATTGTAAACCGAGCTCAGCTTTCTCGTTTTTCTCGTACTTTTTCTCTAATGTTGAAAGCTGGTGTACCGTTAAATCAATCGTTGGCCTTGTCGGCTGAAGCTCTGCAAAACAAATTCTTAGAAGCTCGCCTATTAGAGATGAAAGCCGAAATTGAAGCGGGTAGTAGTGTGTCTCAAACCGCGACGAACACCAATATCTTTACGCCTTTGGTTCTACAGATGATTGTGGTGGGAGAGGAAACGGGGCGTATTGATGAGCTTCTAATGGAAGTATCTGATTTTTATGATCGGGAAGTCGACTATGATTTAAAAACCCTCACTGCTCGCATTGAACCGATTTTACTAGTGATTGTGGCGGGAATGGTATTGGTACTTGCTCTAGGGATATTTTTACCCATGTGGGGAATGTTGGACGCCATTCGAGGGCGGTAA
- a CDS encoding prepilin-type N-terminal cleavage/methylation domain-containing protein — protein sequence MRKSNPAQSGFTLVELVVVIILVSIVSLAAYSRYMGTSGFSVFTAQEQAISVIRQVQINRMQSNLTSPLSNTHYVLAISNSCLGSVAGCASGSGEQRSDVVREEGITFSTSPNVNTVAFDLLGNPLDSAASGVTITIRSNANTVQMCINSQGYVSKGGCA from the coding sequence ATGAGAAAGTCAAACCCAGCTCAATCTGGTTTTACTCTGGTTGAGCTAGTGGTTGTTATTATTTTGGTCTCCATCGTATCGCTTGCCGCCTACTCCCGATACATGGGGACCTCTGGTTTTTCTGTTTTTACTGCGCAAGAGCAGGCTATTTCGGTGATTCGTCAGGTGCAAATTAACCGAATGCAATCCAATCTTACTTCACCATTAAGCAATACTCATTACGTGTTGGCAATTTCGAACAGTTGTCTAGGTTCTGTTGCTGGATGTGCTAGCGGCAGTGGCGAACAACGTAGTGATGTTGTCCGTGAAGAGGGCATTACCTTTTCTACTTCTCCTAATGTGAATACAGTTGCTTTTGACCTGCTTGGCAACCCACTCGATAGCGCTGCAAGTGGTGTCACTATCACCATACGTTCCAATGCTAACACGGTGCAAATGTGCATTAACTCTCAAGGCTATGTTAGCAAAGGGGGGTGTGCATGA
- a CDS encoding PilW family protein encodes MPSSRGFTLIEMIVTIVVGSILVLGIAGFLELGMKGYTDTVARQRIQTQAQFVLEKMTRELRHAVPNSIAVTSSSQQQCVSFYPVEYAGFYAIDEATQTLEFLVRGGDNNGDGTADEPTQYDDLKLIINPSRQQDFTDSAFYFTLSGPDTSVSLLSDHSLVSGSIANRAYLYKDSVAYCLNFATQAITRNGTQVGDSVSSGTFSYEAPTLQRGGVVRLSLTLSQNGEQSRFEQDVQVLNVP; translated from the coding sequence ATGCCTTCCTCTCGTGGTTTTACGCTGATAGAAATGATCGTGACCATCGTTGTTGGTTCGATTTTAGTGCTGGGCATTGCAGGGTTTCTTGAATTAGGAATGAAAGGGTATACCGATACGGTAGCAAGGCAACGGATTCAGACCCAAGCACAATTTGTACTGGAAAAAATGACACGTGAACTCCGCCATGCAGTTCCCAATAGTATTGCAGTGACTTCCTCGTCGCAGCAGCAATGCGTGTCATTTTATCCTGTCGAATACGCCGGTTTTTACGCTATAGATGAAGCAACGCAAACATTGGAGTTTTTGGTGAGAGGGGGCGATAACAATGGTGATGGCACAGCCGATGAGCCAACTCAATACGATGATCTCAAGCTCATTATAAATCCAAGTCGCCAACAAGATTTTACCGATAGTGCCTTCTACTTTACGTTGTCAGGTCCAGACACCTCTGTCTCATTACTTAGTGATCATTCATTGGTGAGTGGCTCGATCGCAAACAGAGCTTATTTATACAAAGATTCAGTGGCTTACTGTTTAAACTTTGCCACCCAAGCTATCACTCGTAATGGCACTCAAGTCGGTGATAGTGTCAGCTCTGGGACTTTTAGCTATGAGGCGCCAACACTACAACGAGGCGGCGTAGTGAGGCTATCGTTAACCTTAAGTCAAAATGGCGAGCAAAGCCGTTTTGAGCAAGATGTGCAGGTGCTCAATGTTCCCTAG
- a CDS encoding MSHA biogenesis protein MshP, with the protein MFPRRKKQAGNLYIVAIFVIVVMGFLAAAITRMDWSNQDSLSRELLGTKAWFAANSVNEKALTFLYPLNATSSAVSSACGVWGDNLASDVMASYSQCHVETTCKNEGTLELSHKTYYRIESAVTCGSDQFEVQRVQDVWVKE; encoded by the coding sequence ATGTTCCCTAGACGAAAGAAACAAGCAGGTAACCTCTACATTGTTGCTATATTTGTCATTGTGGTGATGGGCTTCCTTGCTGCTGCAATAACCCGCATGGATTGGTCAAATCAAGATTCACTTTCTCGTGAGTTGCTAGGGACCAAAGCGTGGTTTGCGGCTAATTCGGTGAACGAGAAGGCGTTAACATTCCTCTATCCGTTAAATGCGACCAGCAGTGCAGTGTCTAGTGCTTGTGGCGTGTGGGGGGACAATTTGGCATCGGATGTGATGGCAAGTTACAGTCAATGCCATGTCGAAACCACCTGTAAAAACGAAGGAACATTAGAGTTAAGTCATAAAACTTATTATCGAATTGAAAGCGCGGTAACCTGCGGTAGCGATCAATTTGAAGTTCAGCGGGTGCAGGATGTTTGGGTTAAGGAATAA
- a CDS encoding type IV pilus modification PilV family protein has product MKSPNGFTLIESIMAMILIGFAMVTLTSFLYPQVERSATPHYQMRASHLQQSIMSRILSRAFDEQSDEQGGQYRCGENDLQGQPTTCTLPANLGKDSNESVDSFNDVDDYIGCWWTDSVSDCGSTPVAGRLSDLLDMSSASEYAHFTVFINVRYVDSSGNASSIITDLKRISLTVDAGNYGSYPLVAFRGNY; this is encoded by the coding sequence ATGAAGTCACCTAACGGTTTTACGTTAATAGAAAGTATTATGGCCATGATCTTGATTGGCTTTGCCATGGTGACATTAACCAGCTTTCTTTATCCCCAAGTTGAACGATCTGCTACTCCTCATTACCAAATGCGCGCGTCTCACTTACAGCAAAGTATTATGAGTCGTATTCTATCGCGTGCCTTTGATGAACAGAGTGATGAACAAGGTGGACAATACCGTTGTGGAGAGAATGATTTACAAGGGCAACCGACTACCTGCACTTTGCCTGCAAACTTGGGTAAAGATAGTAATGAAAGTGTTGACTCATTTAATGATGTGGATGATTACATTGGTTGTTGGTGGACTGACAGTGTCAGTGATTGTGGGTCAACGCCAGTGGCTGGAAGATTGAGTGATTTATTAGACATGTCATCAGCCAGTGAATACGCCCACTTTACCGTGTTTATCAATGTCCGATACGTTGATAGTAGCGGTAATGCAAGTTCGATAATTACGGATTTAAAACGCATTAGCTTAACGGTTGATGCTGGGAATTATGGCTCTTATCCATTAGTTGCCTTTCGAGGGAATTACTGA
- a CDS encoding prepilin-type N-terminal cleavage/methylation domain-containing protein, whose translation MVVGLKRVAGFSLIELIVVIVVVGLLAVAALPKFIDVTDEAKKASVEGIAGGYATAVLSARSQWEAEARPTQTVGGQVHNTVNYDGVEFWLTRAEDSNGNSTGYRDGYPFAINSGTGSYPSTLTDAACISLMENLLQNPPRVGTVTAANSDSDVQYSAEANTSANTCTYVQKEGGSAHQFVYELETGQVTVSLQ comes from the coding sequence ATGGTGGTTGGGCTAAAGCGAGTAGCGGGTTTTTCACTGATAGAGCTTATTGTTGTGATTGTGGTTGTCGGATTACTTGCTGTTGCCGCTCTGCCTAAATTTATCGATGTAACAGACGAAGCAAAAAAAGCGAGTGTTGAGGGTATCGCTGGTGGTTACGCTACCGCAGTATTATCTGCTCGTTCTCAATGGGAAGCAGAAGCCCGACCAACACAAACGGTTGGTGGGCAGGTGCATAACACCGTAAATTATGATGGTGTCGAATTTTGGTTAACTCGCGCTGAGGACAGTAATGGAAACAGCACGGGCTATCGTGATGGTTATCCTTTCGCAATTAACAGTGGAACGGGAAGCTATCCTTCAACGTTAACGGATGCTGCTTGTATTTCTCTTATGGAGAACTTGTTACAGAACCCTCCCCGAGTTGGGACTGTGACTGCGGCAAACAGTGATTCAGATGTGCAATACTCGGCAGAAGCAAATACTTCTGCTAATACTTGTACTTATGTTCAAAAAGAAGGCGGCTCTGCACATCAGTTCGTTTATGAACTGGAAACCGGTCAAGTAACGGTATCACTGCAGTAG
- a CDS encoding type II secretion system protein, whose product MKKQGGFTLIELVVVIVILGILAVTAAPKFLNLQDDAKKSALQGLKGAMDGAAGIVYGKAAVEGKDSVTTSTPLNNSNITVIYGYPTATSAGIGASVTGLTSDWTAYPDTSTSPASFVATFSSSSITSASGVTGTNCYVKYEQATSAAAASTSVEDSGC is encoded by the coding sequence ATGAAAAAACAAGGTGGTTTTACCCTGATCGAATTGGTAGTAGTTATCGTTATCCTAGGTATTCTAGCGGTGACAGCTGCTCCTAAGTTCCTTAACTTGCAGGATGATGCGAAAAAATCTGCACTGCAAGGTTTAAAAGGGGCAATGGATGGCGCGGCTGGTATCGTCTACGGCAAAGCTGCTGTTGAAGGTAAGGATAGCGTCACCACATCTACTCCCTTAAATAACAGTAATATTACCGTTATTTATGGCTATCCTACAGCAACGTCTGCTGGGATCGGTGCATCAGTAACAGGTCTAACATCTGACTGGACTGCTTATCCTGACACAAGTACTTCTCCTGCAAGCTTTGTTGCGACATTCAGCAGTTCAAGTATTACTAGTGCATCAGGTGTGACTGGTACCAATTGCTATGTTAAATATGAACAGGCTACTAGTGCAGCTGCCGCTTCTACATCTGTCGAAGACTCAGGTTGCTAA